One genomic segment of Brevibacillus laterosporus LMG 15441 includes these proteins:
- a CDS encoding diacylglycerol kinase family protein, producing the protein MKEWLRLWRSFGYALQGINHAVRTQRNMQIHVAVALGVVILSIWLQITRLELSLLLLVIAIVWALELLNTAIEACVDLVTKEYHPQAKIAKDVAAGAVFVSAMFAIVIGILILGPPLYAYFFTR; encoded by the coding sequence GTGAAGGAATGGCTTCGTTTATGGCGCAGCTTTGGTTATGCTTTACAGGGAATTAACCATGCTGTACGCACCCAACGAAACATGCAAATACACGTAGCAGTTGCACTCGGTGTGGTTATTTTATCCATATGGCTACAAATTACTCGCCTGGAGCTGAGCTTGTTACTATTGGTTATTGCGATTGTTTGGGCGCTTGAATTACTTAATACCGCCATTGAAGCTTGCGTTGATCTGGTGACAAAAGAGTACCATCCACAGGCAAAAATAGCGAAGGATGTTGCTGCTGGAGCTGTCTTTGTATCCGCTATGTTTGCCATCGTGATTGGAATCCTCATTCTTGGCCCACCTTTGTATGCCTATTTCTTTACTCGCTAG